Proteins encoded together in one Triticum dicoccoides isolate Atlit2015 ecotype Zavitan chromosome 7B, WEW_v2.0, whole genome shotgun sequence window:
- the LOC119340584 gene encoding AAA-ATPase At3g50940-like, with amino-acid sequence MEMILDWRSVGSLIATVMVFRTAMRDFIPPEAEQWLRRLLARLAAAFRAPTATILIDEADGASSGATNDLYDAAQLYLGSRCLAAAPAVRLYKPRQSERAVASLPDSHTADDTFQGVRVKWTSTARPIERGAGHNPYNVFGSRGGAGGDHRSLELQFLRQHRDFVHDTYIPHVIAEATRMRLKSRERRLYTNRAAAPGDDHHRLWTSHTFSHPSTFDTLAVDPALREEIRADLLRFAARREHYARVGRAWKRGYLLHGPPGTGKTSLVAAIANVLEFDVYDLELTTVPTNSHLRRLLVSTTPKSVVVVEDIDCSLDLSDRKKNSGGADEDNAQLAMLSPAAAAAMAAIGRESISLSGVLNFVDGLWSSCVGERLMIFTTNHPERLDPALLRPGRMDRKIELGYCTPAALRVLAKNYIGVGEDPMDEPDAVVDGLMAEAEGLLAADVRITPADIGEVFMGCDGAGASAALRRLVGELRGRRDTPAADTVQPGALTEEKME; translated from the coding sequence ATGGAGATGATACTGGACTGGCGCTCGGTGGGCTCGCTGATCGCCACGGTCATGGTGTTCCGAACGGCCATGCGGGACTTCATCCCGCCGGAGGCCGAGCAGTGGCTGCGGCGCCTGCTCGCGCGCCTCGCCGCCGCGTTCCGGGCGCCCACGGCCACCATCCTCATCGACGAGGCCGACGGCGCCAGCTCCGGCGCCACCAACGACCTCTACGACGCCGCGCAGCTCTACCTGGGCTCGCgctgcctcgccgccgcccccgccgtgcGCCTCTACAAGCCGCGCCAGTCGGAGCGCGCCGTCGCCTCGCTCCCGGACTCGCACACCGCGGACGACACCTTCCAGGGCGTCCGCGTCAAGTGGACCTCCACGGCGCGCCCCATCGAGCGCGGCGCGGGGCACAACCCCTACAACGTGTTCGGttcccggggcggcgccggcggcgaccaCCGTAGCCTCGAGCTGCAGTTCCTGCGCCAGCACCGCGACTTCGTGCACGACACCTACATCCCCCACGTCATCGCCGAGGCCACGAGGATGCGGCTCAAGTCGCGGGAGCGCAGGCTCTACACCAACCGCGCGGCCGCGCCCGGCGACGACCACCACCGCCTCTGGACCTCCCACACCTtctcccacccctccaccttcgACACGCTCGCCGTCGACCCGGCGCTCCGCGAGGAGATCCGCGCCGACCTGCTCCGCTTCGCCGCCCGCCGGGAGCACTACGCGCGCGTCGGCCGCGCCTGGAAGCGCGGCTACCTGCTCCACGGCCCGCCCGGCACCGGCAAGACCAGCCTCGTGGCCGCCATCGCCAACGTCCTCGAGTTCGACGTCTACGACCTGGAGCTCACCACGGTGCCCACCAACTCCCACCTCCGCCGCCTGCTCGTCTCCACCACGCCCAAgtccgtcgtcgtcgtcgaggACATCGACTGCTCCCTCGACCTCTCAGACCGCAAGAAGAACTCCGGCGGCGCCGACGAGGACAACGCGCAGCTGGCTATGCTCTCCCCGGCCgccgcggcggccatggcggcgatcGGGCGCGAGTCCATCAGCCTCTCCGGCGTCCTCAACTTCGTGGACGGGCTCTGGTCGTCCTGCGTGGGCGAGCGCCTGATGATCTTCACCACCAACCATCCAGAGCGGCTGGACCCGGCGCTGCTCCGCCCGGGCCGCATGGACCGCAAGATCGAGCTGGGCTACTGCACGCCCGCGGCGCTCCGCGTGCTCGCCAAGAACTACATCGGCGTCGGCGAGGACCCCATGGACGAGCCCGACGCTGTGGTGGACGGCCTCATGGCCGAGGCCGAGGGCCTGCTCGCCGCCGACGTGCGCATCACGCCGGCAGACATCGGCGAGGTGTTCATGGGTTGCGACGGCGCGGGCGCCTCCGCCGCGCTGAGGAGGCTTGTCGGGGAGCTGCGCGGCAGGAGAGACACGCCGGCCGCCGATACGGTGCAGCCCGGTGCATTGACAGAGGAGAAGATGGAGTGA